A region from the Catellatospora sp. TT07R-123 genome encodes:
- a CDS encoding substrate-binding domain-containing protein: MRPLVRLGSTIGVAMLLTLAAAACTKKSDDPDKGSSALTPAQVKVALVPGGAHPYFQPWKSAGDKAKADFGLGDVTYNETAGWDQTKQNDVLTSLAAQGYNAFGIFGVAPENINATFTNLKGKGFHVASLASCPAGDKNEADFCLSTDVQEAAYKAAKAAIEAMGGQGNLVHLTGNKVDSNTQRRIAGVQKAVDETGGKVKLLDTITDIDKDLQTAQKAVADLLAAKGTQVNGIVTTAYNPAVAAAGGVKQAKLPIKVIAIDDDPTIIDGIKDGSVAATVLQNPLGQGYVGSYALEKLAGGCTMATPGVIIDSGSFVVTTANVGTYDNDRQAKTDSLKQDFDSKYLTCK; encoded by the coding sequence ATGAGACCGTTGGTTCGACTGGGCTCCACCATCGGCGTCGCGATGCTGCTCACCCTCGCCGCCGCCGCGTGTACCAAGAAGTCCGACGACCCGGACAAGGGGTCGTCGGCGCTCACCCCGGCCCAGGTCAAGGTCGCGCTCGTCCCCGGCGGCGCACACCCGTACTTCCAGCCGTGGAAGAGCGCCGGCGACAAGGCCAAGGCCGACTTCGGCCTCGGCGACGTCACCTACAACGAGACCGCCGGCTGGGACCAGACCAAGCAGAACGACGTGCTGACCTCGCTCGCCGCGCAGGGCTACAACGCGTTCGGCATCTTCGGCGTCGCGCCGGAGAACATCAACGCCACCTTCACCAACCTCAAGGGCAAGGGCTTCCACGTCGCGTCGCTGGCGTCCTGCCCGGCCGGCGACAAGAACGAGGCCGACTTCTGCCTGTCGACCGACGTGCAGGAGGCCGCGTACAAGGCGGCCAAGGCGGCGATCGAGGCCATGGGCGGCCAGGGCAACCTGGTCCACCTCACCGGTAACAAGGTCGACTCCAACACCCAGCGCCGCATCGCGGGCGTGCAGAAGGCCGTCGACGAGACCGGCGGCAAGGTGAAGCTGCTCGACACCATCACCGACATCGACAAGGACCTGCAGACCGCGCAGAAGGCCGTCGCCGACCTGCTCGCGGCCAAGGGCACCCAGGTCAACGGCATCGTCACCACCGCGTACAACCCGGCGGTCGCGGCGGCCGGCGGCGTCAAGCAGGCCAAGCTGCCGATCAAGGTCATCGCGATCGACGACGACCCGACCATCATCGACGGCATCAAGGACGGCTCGGTGGCCGCCACCGTGCTCCAGAACCCGCTGGGCCAGGGCTACGTCGGCTCGTACGCGCTGGAGAAGCTGGCCGGGGGCTGCACGATGGCCACCCCCGGGGTCATCATCGACTCCGGATCGTTCGTGGTCACCACGGCCAACGTCGGCACCTACGACAACGACCGCCAGGCCAAGACCGACTCCCTGAAGCAGGACTTCGACTCCAAGTACCTCACCTGCAAGTAG